One window from the genome of Pararhizobium gei encodes:
- a CDS encoding bifunctional [glutamine synthetase] adenylyltransferase/[glutamine synthetase]-adenylyl-L-tyrosine phosphorylase — MQDNQQSLKDITASGLRPMSQVDGKAVISALRDMAKVHHEIAALLSAETPIKNFIIGALSLSPYLRDTAVSQPDVLVRALSGPIRPYLETCVRAARDAWQSEDAGKPLSDGEIMARLRKAKRDIAFAIALADLARIFDGRETTRWLSEFAGAAVSATVDHLLLSAHDAAKLHVADLAYPSQASGIVVLGMGKLGAFELNYSSDIDLVVFYDPQAPLIADPEAAPEIFARLLRRLIRILQERTGDGYVFRTDLRLRPDPGATPLAIPIEAAMLYYESRGQNWERAAFIKARPLAGDVQAGEAFLRELTPFIFRKYLDYAAIADIHSIKRQIHAHKGHGEIAVKGHNIKLGRGGIREIEFFVQTQQLIAGGRVPELRLRATEPMLKALAQARWIDATTAKDLVSAYWFLRDVEHRVQMVRDEQTHVLPTTDAELKRIAYLAGFADTATFSVALSRVLRTVEHSYMQLFEQETKLSGETGNLVFTGQRDDPDTLETLKRLGFERPQDISRTIRTWHYGRYRATQSAEARERLTEMTPELLKVFGQNKRADEALLRFDHFLAGLPAGIQLFSLLGNNPGLLSLIVNIMSSAPRLAEIIARKPHVFDGMLDPNLLAELPTRSYLEERLSGFLAGPLHYEGILDRLRITASEQRFLIGIRLLTGVITGAQAGQALTDLADLIISAALDAVRTEIEAAHGRFPGGAVAVMGMGKLGSHELTAGSDVDIILLYDYDETAGESDGGKPLDAVRYFTRITQRLISALSAPTAEGVLYEVDMRLRPSGNKGPVATRISAFAKYQREEAWTWEHMALTRARIVCGDAALTEHANKIVQDILAQERDAAKIAADVAEMRELIDIEKPPSDVWDLKLIPGGLVDMEFIAQYLMLVAPVMASSAAVPAGMPTTDVLQRLGPALIAPGDIDCIHEALTLFTDLSQIIRLCLDGDFEMKDAPAGLIDLLCRAADAPDAKVLEADVKRLSKAVRRIFQSVVKP, encoded by the coding sequence ATGCAGGACAACCAGCAGAGTCTGAAGGATATAACCGCGTCCGGTCTGCGCCCGATGAGCCAGGTCGACGGAAAAGCCGTTATCTCCGCACTCAGGGACATGGCGAAGGTTCATCACGAGATTGCCGCCCTGCTGTCGGCCGAGACGCCGATCAAGAATTTCATCATCGGCGCCCTTTCCCTTTCGCCCTACCTGCGCGATACCGCCGTGTCGCAACCCGACGTGCTCGTTCGGGCGCTTTCAGGGCCGATCCGCCCTTACCTCGAAACATGCGTTCGTGCCGCGCGTGACGCATGGCAAAGCGAAGACGCTGGCAAGCCGCTGTCCGATGGCGAGATCATGGCGCGGTTGCGCAAGGCCAAGCGCGACATCGCCTTTGCCATCGCGCTCGCCGATCTTGCCCGCATATTCGATGGACGCGAAACGACGCGCTGGCTGAGCGAGTTTGCCGGCGCTGCGGTCTCCGCTACGGTCGATCATCTGCTGTTAAGCGCGCATGATGCGGCTAAGTTGCATGTGGCCGATCTCGCCTATCCCAGCCAGGCATCCGGGATTGTGGTTCTTGGCATGGGTAAGCTCGGAGCGTTCGAGCTGAACTACTCCTCCGACATCGACCTTGTCGTGTTCTACGATCCGCAAGCGCCGCTGATCGCCGATCCCGAGGCGGCGCCGGAGATCTTTGCAAGGCTTTTGCGCCGCCTGATCCGCATTCTTCAGGAGCGCACCGGCGACGGCTATGTCTTCCGCACCGATCTCAGGCTGAGGCCGGATCCAGGCGCGACGCCGCTGGCAATCCCTATCGAGGCGGCCATGCTCTATTACGAGAGCAGGGGGCAGAACTGGGAGCGCGCCGCCTTTATAAAGGCACGGCCGCTGGCTGGCGATGTGCAGGCGGGCGAGGCTTTCCTGCGGGAACTCACGCCCTTCATCTTCAGGAAATATCTCGACTATGCCGCTATCGCCGACATCCATTCGATCAAGCGGCAGATCCATGCGCACAAGGGCCACGGGGAGATCGCCGTCAAGGGTCACAATATCAAGCTCGGCCGTGGCGGTATCCGCGAAATCGAGTTTTTCGTACAGACGCAGCAACTAATCGCGGGCGGGCGGGTGCCCGAACTCAGGCTGCGGGCGACCGAGCCTATGCTCAAGGCTCTGGCACAGGCCAGATGGATAGACGCGACGACGGCGAAAGACCTCGTTTCGGCCTACTGGTTCCTGAGGGATGTCGAGCATCGGGTGCAGATGGTTCGCGACGAGCAGACGCATGTCCTGCCGACGACCGATGCCGAGTTGAAGCGCATAGCCTATTTGGCCGGCTTCGCCGATACCGCGACCTTCTCCGTCGCCCTGTCGCGTGTCCTGAGAACGGTGGAGCACAGCTATATGCAGCTCTTCGAACAGGAAACCAAGCTTTCGGGAGAGACCGGAAACCTTGTCTTCACGGGGCAGCGGGACGATCCCGATACACTCGAGACCTTGAAAAGGCTCGGTTTCGAGAGGCCGCAGGATATTTCCAGAACGATTCGAACCTGGCACTACGGCCGATATCGTGCGACGCAATCGGCCGAGGCCCGGGAAAGGCTGACGGAAATGACGCCGGAACTCCTCAAGGTGTTCGGGCAGAACAAGCGGGCCGATGAGGCCCTGCTGCGGTTCGACCATTTCCTTGCGGGGCTGCCCGCCGGCATTCAGTTGTTCTCGCTGCTCGGAAACAATCCCGGCTTGCTGTCGCTGATCGTCAACATCATGTCGTCAGCCCCCCGGCTGGCTGAGATCATCGCTCGCAAGCCGCATGTCTTCGACGGCATGCTCGACCCGAACCTGCTGGCCGAGTTGCCGACACGGTCCTATCTGGAAGAGCGGCTTAGCGGGTTTCTTGCCGGCCCACTGCATTATGAAGGTATTCTCGATCGCCTCCGCATCACCGCGTCCGAACAGCGCTTCCTGATCGGCATCCGCCTCCTGACCGGGGTTATCACCGGCGCGCAGGCAGGGCAGGCGCTGACCGATCTTGCCGATCTGATCATCTCGGCAGCGCTCGATGCCGTCCGGACGGAAATCGAGGCGGCGCATGGCCGCTTCCCGGGCGGCGCCGTCGCTGTCATGGGAATGGGCAAGCTCGGGAGCCATGAGCTGACAGCAGGTTCGGACGTGGATATCATTCTTCTCTATGACTACGACGAGACTGCCGGTGAGTCCGATGGCGGCAAACCGCTCGATGCGGTTCGGTATTTTACCCGAATCACGCAGCGTTTGATTTCAGCCTTGTCGGCACCGACGGCCGAAGGCGTCCTGTACGAGGTGGACATGCGGCTGCGACCTTCCGGCAACAAGGGTCCGGTCGCGACGCGCATCAGTGCCTTTGCAAAATATCAGCGCGAAGAGGCATGGACCTGGGAGCATATGGCGTTGACGCGTGCCCGGATCGTCTGCGGCGATGCAGCGCTGACGGAGCATGCAAATAAAATCGTCCAGGACATTCTGGCGCAGGAGCGTGATGCGGCGAAGATCGCCGCAGATGTCGCGGAAATGCGCGAGCTGATCGATATCGAAAAGCCGCCGAGCGACGTCTGGGATTTGAAGCTCATACCGGGCGGCCTGGTCGATATGGAGTTCATCGCCCAATATCTCATGCTTGTCGCGCCGGTCATGGCTAGCAGTGCGGCGGTGCCGGCCGGCATGCCGACCACAGACGTCCTTCAGAGGCTTGGGCCAGCGCTGATAGCCCCCGGCGATATTGACTGCATCCACGAGGCGCTGACGCTTTTTACCGATCTCTCCCAGATCATCCGGCTTTGCCTGGACGGCGATTTCGAAATGAAGGACGCCCCTGCAGGGCTGATCGATCTTCTCTGCCGCGCAGCGGACGCGCCCGATGCAAAAGTGCTGGAGGCCGATGTAAAGCGTCTTTCAAAGGCAGTCAGGCGTATTTTTCAGAGTGTCGTCAAACCATAG
- a CDS encoding PAS domain-containing sensor histidine kinase: MTKMAEAQHGRAAGERLRPRFPEFSGLEKGVIQHARIFSGPALRLARAEPLLKRSIPVLITAFLLVVAISRFSGIMQEHTRMEESFRQATVLAAATASAALQENTAALFSKTDKLVVEQQLNTFLPAAMLEPGTFVLAVRNDGRVFASNHEGASYIGRTLAAVAPELAALQYFGEQSTVLTTFVGGTEHVIALSQAPAAAGTLLVATPLSRIEKLWRDEVSLNVTLFAGISAILLVVLYAYYIQAKRARDADHIFAESNLRVETALSRGRCGLWDFDMPNRRLFWSRSMYEMLGMSPKSSVLSFGDAARLMHPDDGSIYKVARTIAKGDARQIDQIFRMRHADGHYVWMRARAQVIRTASGRVHLIGIAMDVTEQHRLAQRYAEADQRLADAIECTSEAFVLWDKNDRLVMCNTHYQQAYDLPDHVLAPGTERSVVATAASRPIIERRIADPDRSNQSQTTEVQLSDQRWLQINERRTRDGGLVSVGTDITLLKRHQVRLRESERRLMATIGDLSTSRITLERQKAELSVANANYQAEKERAEAANRAKSEFLANMSHELRTPLNAILGFSEILQTKMFGPLGSEKYDEYSHDIHDSGKHLLNVINDILDMSKIEAGQMKINRETIDLAPLIEETFRFTTIPAQQKNIRVEQQVSSGLTLVADRRAMKQILLNLLSNAVKFTNEGGGISLRARKVAGAVTLTIADTGIGIPRSALQKIGQPFEQVQSQYAKSKGGSGLGLAISRSLTTLHGGSMKIRSVENVGTIISLRIPDADPRIDASAAMV, translated from the coding sequence TTGACGAAGATGGCGGAAGCGCAGCACGGGCGCGCAGCCGGCGAACGGCTGCGTCCAAGATTTCCAGAGTTTTCAGGTCTGGAAAAGGGTGTCATCCAGCACGCGCGGATTTTCAGTGGGCCGGCCTTGCGTCTGGCGCGGGCCGAGCCGCTCTTGAAGCGATCCATACCGGTGCTGATCACCGCCTTTCTCCTCGTCGTCGCCATCTCGCGGTTCAGCGGCATCATGCAGGAACATACGCGCATGGAGGAAAGCTTCCGCCAGGCGACCGTGCTTGCTGCAGCCACCGCGAGCGCGGCCTTGCAGGAAAATACCGCCGCGCTGTTCAGCAAGACTGACAAACTCGTCGTCGAGCAGCAACTGAACACGTTTCTGCCCGCCGCTATGCTTGAACCCGGAACTTTCGTTCTGGCTGTTCGCAATGACGGGCGCGTTTTTGCCAGCAATCATGAGGGCGCCAGCTATATCGGTCGCACTTTGGCGGCCGTGGCTCCGGAACTTGCCGCACTCCAATATTTCGGCGAGCAATCGACGGTGCTGACCACCTTCGTCGGCGGCACGGAGCACGTCATCGCGCTGTCTCAGGCGCCGGCGGCGGCCGGTACACTGCTGGTTGCGACGCCACTTTCGCGGATCGAGAAGCTTTGGCGCGACGAAGTGTCATTGAACGTGACTCTGTTTGCCGGAATCTCGGCAATCCTGCTCGTCGTTCTCTACGCCTATTATATCCAGGCCAAACGCGCGCGCGATGCCGACCACATCTTTGCCGAATCGAACCTGCGGGTTGAAACTGCCTTGTCGCGCGGCCGCTGCGGCCTGTGGGATTTCGACATGCCGAACCGCAGGCTCTTCTGGTCGCGGTCCATGTACGAAATGCTCGGCATGTCGCCGAAATCCAGCGTTCTCTCTTTCGGCGATGCCGCGCGGCTGATGCATCCGGACGACGGCAGCATCTACAAGGTCGCCCGCACCATCGCCAAGGGCGACGCACGCCAGATCGACCAGATTTTCCGGATGCGGCATGCCGACGGGCACTATGTCTGGATGCGCGCCCGCGCCCAGGTGATCCGCACGGCATCCGGCCGCGTTCACCTGATCGGCATCGCCATGGATGTGACGGAACAGCATCGTCTGGCCCAGCGCTATGCTGAAGCCGATCAACGGCTGGCCGACGCCATCGAGTGCACCTCCGAGGCCTTCGTTCTGTGGGACAAGAACGACCGGCTGGTCATGTGCAATACCCATTACCAGCAAGCCTATGATCTGCCCGACCATGTGCTTGCACCGGGCACCGAACGCTCCGTGGTAGCGACTGCGGCATCACGCCCGATTATCGAACGTCGCATTGCCGACCCCGACCGGTCCAATCAATCGCAGACGACCGAAGTCCAGCTCTCCGACCAACGCTGGCTGCAGATCAATGAGAGGCGCACTCGCGACGGCGGCCTGGTTTCGGTCGGCACCGACATCACCCTCTTGAAGCGACATCAGGTGCGGCTGCGCGAATCGGAACGCCGTCTGATGGCAACGATCGGCGACCTCTCGACATCGCGGATCACGCTTGAACGCCAGAAGGCTGAGCTTTCCGTAGCCAATGCCAATTATCAGGCGGAAAAGGAAAGGGCCGAAGCCGCCAACCGTGCCAAGTCCGAATTCCTTGCGAACATGTCGCATGAGTTGAGGACGCCGCTCAATGCCATTCTCGGCTTTTCCGAAATCCTGCAGACAAAGATGTTCGGTCCGCTCGGGTCCGAGAAATACGACGAATACTCGCATGACATTCATGACAGCGGCAAACACCTGCTGAACGTCATCAACGATATTCTCGACATGTCGAAGATCGAGGCGGGCCAGATGAAGATCAATCGCGAAACGATCGATCTCGCGCCGCTGATCGAGGAAACATTCCGTTTCACCACCATTCCCGCCCAACAGAAGAACATCCGCGTCGAGCAGCAGGTGTCGTCCGGCCTGACCTTGGTTGCCGACAGGCGGGCGATGAAGCAGATCCTGCTCAATCTCCTGTCCAACGCCGTCAAGTTCACCAATGAGGGCGGCGGAATTTCGTTACGCGCCCGCAAAGTGGCCGGTGCCGTGACGCTGACCATTGCCGATACAGGCATCGGCATCCCACGCTCTGCCCTGCAGAAGATCGGTCAACCGTTCGAACAGGTGCAGAGCCAGTATGCCAAGAGCAAGGGCGGCTCGGGCCTTGGGCTTGCCATCTCGCGATCGCTGACCACCCTCCATGGCGGCAGCATGAAAATCCGGTCTGTTGAAAACGTCGGAACGATTATCTCGCTGCGTATTCCCGACGCGGATCCACGAATCGACGCTTCAGCGGCTATGGTTTGA
- the pepN gene encoding aminopeptidase N — MRTDTGEIIHLEDYRQTDFVLERVDLTFELDPTETKVEARLIFHRREDVASDVPLFLNGDDLKMTGLMLDQEEIAAADFDVAKHGLTIRDLPATAPFEITITTEINPQANTQLMGLYRTNNVYCTQCEAEGFRRITYFPDRPDVLAVYTVNIIADKETAPLLLSNGNYLGGASMGDGRHFAAWFDPHPKPSYLFALVAGDLGVIEDTFATLSGREVTLKIYVEHGKEARATYAMDALKRSMKWDEERFGREYDLDIFMIVAVSDFNMGAMENKGLNVFNDKYVLADPETATDADYANIEAIIAHEYFHNWTGNRITCRDWFQLCLKEGLTVYRDHEFSADQRSRAVKRIAEVRHLKAEQFPEDAGPLAHPVRPTKYREINNFYTTTVYEKGSEVTRMIATVLGADLFKRGMDLYFDRHDGQAVTIEDFVACFAETSGRDLAQFSLWYHQAGTPLVTAAAAYDAARQVLTLSLEQMVPPTPGQTAKEPMHIPLRIGLLLEDGSEVPVAAANGAEMTGDVLHLVERAQTVTFDNIASRPVVSFNRSFSAPINLQFEQSAADRALIARHETDLFARWQALNELAMQELVAAAKSARAGDRIDCDLTVIDALLTAAADDTLEPAFRAQVLALPGEADVAREIGTNNDPDAIHTGRQQIMAAIAEAGRDLFSTLVETMVATGSFSPDAASAGRRALRNSALSYLVYAENHPARAVDAFKAANNMTDLSQALSVLAHRFADAPETKEALADFKERFADNALVIDKWFSIQAAIPGAAALDRVKSLMADPLFTTSNPNRVRALVGTFAFANPTGFNRADGEGYRFLAQQILDIDPRNPQLAARILTSMRSWRSLETTRAEHARAALREIANGTKLSTDISDIVDRMLKA; from the coding sequence ATGCGGACAGACACCGGCGAAATCATTCATCTGGAAGATTACAGGCAGACCGATTTCGTCCTTGAACGGGTAGATCTCACCTTCGAACTCGACCCGACGGAAACCAAGGTCGAGGCGCGGTTGATCTTTCATCGCCGGGAGGACGTGGCGAGCGACGTGCCGCTTTTTCTGAACGGCGACGACTTGAAGATGACGGGCCTGATGCTCGACCAGGAGGAGATCGCTGCGGCAGATTTTGACGTCGCCAAACACGGCCTGACGATCCGCGATCTGCCGGCGACCGCCCCGTTCGAGATCACCATCACCACCGAGATCAATCCCCAAGCCAACACCCAACTGATGGGGCTTTACCGCACCAACAATGTTTATTGCACGCAGTGCGAGGCAGAAGGCTTCCGCCGCATCACCTACTTCCCGGATCGTCCGGACGTTCTTGCCGTCTACACGGTGAACATCATTGCAGACAAGGAAACGGCGCCGCTGCTGCTCTCGAACGGTAACTATCTGGGGGGCGCCTCGATGGGCGACGGCCGGCATTTTGCCGCCTGGTTCGATCCGCATCCAAAGCCAAGCTATCTTTTCGCCCTCGTTGCAGGCGATCTCGGCGTGATCGAAGACACGTTCGCCACCCTGTCAGGCCGGGAGGTGACGCTTAAAATTTATGTCGAGCACGGCAAGGAGGCACGCGCGACCTATGCCATGGACGCCCTGAAGCGCTCCATGAAATGGGACGAAGAACGGTTCGGACGGGAATATGATCTCGACATCTTCATGATCGTCGCTGTCTCGGACTTCAACATGGGCGCAATGGAAAACAAGGGACTGAACGTCTTCAACGACAAATACGTCCTCGCAGACCCGGAAACCGCGACCGACGCGGACTACGCCAATATCGAGGCAATTATTGCGCATGAATATTTCCACAACTGGACCGGCAACCGCATCACCTGCCGAGACTGGTTCCAGCTCTGCCTCAAGGAAGGCCTGACGGTTTACCGCGACCATGAATTTTCGGCCGATCAGCGGTCGCGCGCCGTCAAGCGTATCGCCGAGGTCCGCCATCTCAAGGCGGAACAGTTTCCCGAGGATGCCGGTCCCCTGGCGCACCCGGTGCGGCCGACGAAATACCGTGAGATCAACAATTTCTATACGACCACCGTTTATGAAAAAGGCAGTGAAGTCACGCGCATGATAGCGACCGTGCTCGGCGCCGACCTGTTCAAGCGGGGTATGGATCTCTATTTCGACCGCCATGACGGACAGGCCGTGACGATCGAGGACTTCGTTGCCTGCTTTGCCGAGACAAGCGGCCGGGATCTTGCTCAGTTTTCGCTTTGGTACCATCAGGCCGGCACGCCGCTTGTCACGGCTGCTGCGGCCTATGATGCTGCACGACAGGTTTTGACGCTGTCGCTGGAGCAGATGGTTCCACCGACGCCCGGACAGACCGCAAAGGAGCCGATGCACATTCCCCTGCGCATCGGGCTTCTGCTGGAAGATGGCAGCGAAGTCCCGGTCGCTGCGGCAAACGGCGCCGAGATGACCGGCGATGTCCTTCACCTCGTCGAACGCGCACAGACCGTGACCTTCGACAACATCGCCTCGCGGCCTGTCGTTTCCTTCAACCGTAGTTTCTCCGCGCCGATCAATCTGCAATTCGAACAGAGCGCGGCCGATCGCGCATTGATTGCCCGCCACGAAACCGATTTGTTCGCGCGCTGGCAGGCACTCAACGAGTTGGCAATGCAGGAACTCGTTGCTGCTGCAAAGAGCGCAAGGGCCGGCGACCGGATCGACTGCGATCTGACGGTTATCGACGCGCTTTTGACCGCTGCGGCCGACGACACACTTGAACCGGCCTTTCGGGCTCAGGTACTTGCCCTGCCCGGCGAAGCGGATGTCGCCCGCGAGATCGGCACCAACAATGACCCCGATGCGATCCATACCGGCCGCCAGCAGATCATGGCGGCCATCGCAGAAGCCGGCCGCGACCTATTCTCGACACTTGTCGAGACAATGGTCGCCACGGGTTCGTTCAGCCCGGATGCAGCAAGCGCCGGGCGCAGGGCTTTGCGCAACAGCGCACTCTCCTACCTTGTCTATGCCGAAAACCACCCTGCCCGGGCGGTCGATGCGTTCAAGGCAGCCAATAACATGACCGATCTGAGCCAGGCGCTGTCCGTTCTTGCACACCGCTTCGCGGACGCGCCGGAGACCAAGGAGGCTCTGGCCGACTTCAAAGAGCGGTTTGCCGACAACGCTCTGGTCATCGACAAATGGTTCAGCATCCAGGCAGCCATCCCGGGCGCCGCCGCACTCGACCGGGTCAAGTCGCTGATGGCCGATCCGCTGTTTACCACCAGCAATCCCAACCGCGTTCGCGCGCTCGTCGGGACATTTGCCTTTGCCAATCCCACCGGCTTCAACCGGGCAGATGGCGAGGGCTATCGCTTCCTTGCGCAGCAGATTCTCGATATCGATCCCCGCAATCCCCAGCTCGCAGCCCGCATCCTCACGTCAATGCGGTCCTGGCGGTCGCTGGAGACAACACGCGCCGAACACGCCCGCGCCGCTTTGCGGGAGATCGCCAACGGCACGAAGCTATCGACCGATATCAGCGACATCGTCGATCGCATGTTGAAGGCATAG
- a CDS encoding DMT family transporter, which produces METEFSHPMKGISLKVVSVLVFVCMATLIKAAGKDISTGQITFYRSAFAIVPILGYLAFKGQLRTAFYTQDIFGHLARGFIGILAMSCGFYGLVHLPLPEAIAIGYAMPLLAVVFAAVFLKETVRVYRWSAVLVGLVGVMIITWPRLTLLRDGGFGSGEALGALAVLLSAALGAVAMVLVRKLVVRERTPTIVLYFSLSASCFSLLTLPFGWGPLTLDAFLLLMAAGFCGGVAQILLTQSYRYADMSTIAPFEYTSIILGLVIGYFLFGDVPTTTMLVGTAIVVGAGIFIIFREHRLGLERKGARKHVTPQG; this is translated from the coding sequence ATGGAAACAGAATTTTCCCATCCCATGAAGGGCATTTCGCTCAAGGTTGTGTCCGTTCTCGTCTTCGTTTGCATGGCAACGCTCATCAAGGCGGCTGGCAAGGACATCTCCACCGGCCAGATTACCTTCTATCGGTCCGCCTTCGCCATTGTCCCCATTCTCGGTTATTTGGCCTTCAAGGGGCAATTGCGCACAGCGTTTTACACCCAGGATATTTTCGGTCATCTGGCGCGTGGCTTCATTGGCATTCTTGCCATGAGCTGCGGCTTCTATGGTCTTGTGCATCTTCCGCTGCCGGAAGCCATCGCCATCGGTTACGCCATGCCGCTGCTTGCCGTGGTGTTTGCCGCGGTCTTCCTGAAGGAAACGGTGCGTGTCTACCGGTGGAGCGCTGTCCTTGTCGGTCTTGTCGGGGTGATGATCATCACCTGGCCGCGGCTGACGCTGCTTCGTGACGGCGGCTTTGGATCCGGTGAAGCGCTTGGTGCTCTGGCGGTTCTCCTGTCGGCAGCGCTTGGCGCCGTCGCCATGGTTCTCGTTCGGAAACTGGTCGTCAGGGAGCGCACGCCGACCATCGTACTCTATTTCTCGTTGTCAGCGTCCTGTTTCTCGCTGCTGACATTGCCGTTCGGCTGGGGGCCGCTGACCCTGGATGCGTTCCTCCTCCTGATGGCGGCAGGATTTTGTGGCGGGGTCGCACAGATCCTGCTGACGCAAAGTTACCGTTATGCCGACATGTCGACCATCGCGCCATTCGAATACACGTCGATCATCCTCGGGCTGGTCATCGGATATTTCCTGTTCGGAGACGTACCGACAACGACGATGCTTGTCGGCACGGCGATCGTCGTCGGGGCAGGCATCTTCATCATTTTTCGAGAGCATCGCCTGGGGCTGGAGCGCAAAGGCGCCCGCAAGCACGTCACGCCGCAGGGGTAG
- a CDS encoding MFS transporter — translation MLASFKSVFSLILSTLLMMVGFGLASYVLPVRSVAEGWSTMTFSLIATGYTIGFTISCIVTPKFVARVGHVRVFAALITLLSIAILLCGLVVDWRAWIFFRAISGFAISGSYLVIESWLNERVTNENRGMLFSIYLITTMVGTIGGQYLVPLGDPTNTSLFILCGVVFSLALLPTALSSSAMPAPPAQAVFNVKSLFRRSPVAVVGAFLAGAMAGAWLNLGGVFTQKIGLSTAEGATLLAALLTGSAISQIPIGRASDRMDRRIVMVACGIIGVISCLAMVAFVGADPLVLYVLAACVGSVLFPIYALNVAHANDLAEPTEYVEVSSGMMITYGVGTISGPLMVGPVMDHFGPPSLFAVLAVYFALYGAYAAWRIGRRSHEDGLIGKSDFQANTVPTPGTEAVNAMNQAIRPDDRIEDDTAPVKLP, via the coding sequence ATGCTGGCCAGCTTCAAATCCGTGTTCAGTCTGATTCTCTCGACGCTGCTGATGATGGTCGGCTTCGGGCTGGCGAGTTATGTCCTGCCGGTTCGCTCCGTTGCCGAGGGCTGGTCGACGATGACCTTCTCGCTGATCGCGACGGGCTATACGATCGGTTTCACCATCTCCTGTATCGTCACGCCGAAATTCGTTGCCCGTGTCGGACATGTCAGGGTTTTCGCGGCGTTGATTACGCTGCTCAGCATCGCCATTCTTCTGTGCGGCCTCGTCGTCGACTGGCGGGCCTGGATCTTCTTTCGCGCCATTTCCGGCTTTGCGATTTCCGGAAGCTACCTCGTCATCGAAAGCTGGCTGAACGAGCGCGTCACCAACGAAAATCGCGGCATGCTGTTTTCCATCTACCTCATCACCACGATGGTGGGCACCATCGGAGGTCAGTATCTCGTGCCCTTGGGCGACCCGACCAATACCTCGCTGTTCATTCTCTGCGGGGTCGTCTTCTCGCTCGCTCTTCTGCCGACGGCGCTGTCCTCCTCGGCCATGCCGGCGCCGCCGGCGCAGGCCGTGTTCAATGTCAAAAGCCTGTTTCGCCGCTCCCCGGTCGCCGTGGTCGGCGCGTTTCTCGCGGGCGCAATGGCCGGCGCCTGGCTCAATCTCGGCGGTGTCTTCACGCAGAAGATCGGCCTTTCCACCGCCGAAGGGGCAACCCTGCTTGCAGCTTTGCTGACCGGCAGCGCCATTTCCCAGATCCCGATCGGCCGCGCATCCGACAGGATGGACCGCCGCATCGTCATGGTCGCATGCGGCATAATCGGCGTGATCTCCTGCCTTGCCATGGTTGCGTTCGTCGGCGCGGACCCGCTTGTCCTCTATGTCCTGGCTGCCTGCGTCGGCTCTGTGCTGTTTCCGATTTATGCCTTGAACGTGGCCCACGCCAATGATCTTGCGGAGCCGACCGAGTATGTCGAGGTCTCCTCCGGCATGATGATCACCTACGGTGTCGGCACGATCTCCGGCCCGCTGATGGTCGGGCCTGTCATGGATCACTTTGGTCCGCCATCCCTGTTTGCCGTTCTCGCGGTCTATTTCGCGCTCTATGGAGCCTATGCCGCCTGGCGCATCGGACGGCGCAGCCATGAGGATGGCCTGATCGGGAAAAGCGATTTCCAGGCGAACACCGTGCCCACGCCGGGAACGGAAGCAGTCAATGCGATGAACCAGGCAATACGGCCGGATGACAGGATCGAGGACGACACGGCTCCGGTCAAGCTGCCCTGA